The following proteins come from a genomic window of Dermacentor albipictus isolate Rhodes 1998 colony chromosome 8, USDA_Dalb.pri_finalv2, whole genome shotgun sequence:
- the LOC135914521 gene encoding ankyrin repeat domain-containing protein 40-like isoform X2 produces MEINKAKILEEKLREAACYGDEDSVIALIERNVRVNSQHDLNGWTPLHWACKRSHIAIVRYLLSQGADPTITTFKGETPAALTDNEDIRALLGEVGQGDATSSTPSLPITPHFLSHPTIEYKVDLSELSRSTRNVDADLPGKHSLPHDNGQSDYSSGHQEETDLVLKVRIAYLDDPDFIEVELPRTELTFANLLRTCCDELCADLKRVRKLRKLPNTILRKDKEVQRLSDYQELELVLDNVQPKPQPSPNPALPTVSGGNASVALNPVVHLAGLLSGASYNSPPGYLPNGSGGSMPAQNAFAKSAYCVNGTILY; encoded by the exons ATGGAGATAAACAAGGCGAAAATTCTCGAAGAGAAGCTTCGAGAAGCGGCATGCTACGGCGACGAAGACAGCGTGATCGCGCTCATCGAGCGGAACGTACGCGTTAACTCACAGCACGACCTTAATGGATG GACACCGCTGCACTGGGCTTGTAAGAGAAGTCACATTGCCATTGTGCGGTACCTGCTCAGCCAAGGTGCCGATCCCACCATAACGACATTCAAGGGAGAGACACCAGCTGCACTTACTGACAACGAAGACATCAGAGCATTGCTTGGAG AGGTTGGACAGGGCGACGCAACCAGCTCAACTCCATCGCTGCCAATCACCCCTCACTTTCTGAGTCACCCCACCATCGAGTACAAGGTGGACCTCTCAGAACTCTCACGAAGCACCAGAAACGTCGATGCAGACCTTCCGGGAAAGCACAGCCTGCCCCACGACAATGGCCAGTCAGATTATTCTAGCGGCCATCAAG AAGAGACAGACCTTGTGCTCAAAGTGAGGATTGCATACCTTGATGATCCGGACTTCATCGAGGTGGAGCTCCCAAGGACAGAGCTGACATTTGCCAACCTCCTGCGTACCTGCTGTGATGAGCTTTGTGCTGATTTGAAACGG GTGCGTAAGCTTCGCAAGCTGCCCAACACCATCCTCCGCAAGGACAAGGAGGTGCAGAGGCTCTCCGACTACCAGGAGCTTGAACTGGTGTTGGACAATGTCCAGCCAAAGCCACAGCCAAGCCCAAATCCAGCGCTGCCCACTGTCTCGGGTGGGAATGCGAGCGTTGCCCTAAACCCTGTCGTTCACCTCGCTGGCCTCCTCTCGGGCGCCAGCTACAACTCGCCACCGGGATACCTTCCCAACGGTAGCGGAGGGTCAATGCCAGCGCAGAACGCGTTTGCCAAGTCGGCTTACTGTGTGAATGGAACCATCCTGTACTGA
- the LOC135914521 gene encoding ankyrin repeat domain-containing protein 40-like isoform X1, whose amino-acid sequence MEINKAKILEEKLREAACYGDEDSVIALIERNVRVNSQHDLNGWTPLHWACKRSHIAIVRYLLSQGADPTITTFKGETPAALTDNEDIRALLGEVGQGDATSSTPSLPITPHFLSHPTIEYKVDLSELSRSTRNVDADLPGKHSLPHDNGQSDYSSGHQEETDLVLKVRIAYLDDPDFIEVELPRTELTFANLLRTCCDELCADLKRVRKLRKLPNTILRKDKEVQRLSDYQELELVLDNVQPKPQPSPNPALPTVSGGNASVALNPVVHLAGLLSGASYNSPPGYLPNGNSMLESGGKLAQPRTPFITKRTHKGCRTTTQILKQP is encoded by the exons ATGGAGATAAACAAGGCGAAAATTCTCGAAGAGAAGCTTCGAGAAGCGGCATGCTACGGCGACGAAGACAGCGTGATCGCGCTCATCGAGCGGAACGTACGCGTTAACTCACAGCACGACCTTAATGGATG GACACCGCTGCACTGGGCTTGTAAGAGAAGTCACATTGCCATTGTGCGGTACCTGCTCAGCCAAGGTGCCGATCCCACCATAACGACATTCAAGGGAGAGACACCAGCTGCACTTACTGACAACGAAGACATCAGAGCATTGCTTGGAG AGGTTGGACAGGGCGACGCAACCAGCTCAACTCCATCGCTGCCAATCACCCCTCACTTTCTGAGTCACCCCACCATCGAGTACAAGGTGGACCTCTCAGAACTCTCACGAAGCACCAGAAACGTCGATGCAGACCTTCCGGGAAAGCACAGCCTGCCCCACGACAATGGCCAGTCAGATTATTCTAGCGGCCATCAAG AAGAGACAGACCTTGTGCTCAAAGTGAGGATTGCATACCTTGATGATCCGGACTTCATCGAGGTGGAGCTCCCAAGGACAGAGCTGACATTTGCCAACCTCCTGCGTACCTGCTGTGATGAGCTTTGTGCTGATTTGAAACGG GTGCGTAAGCTTCGCAAGCTGCCCAACACCATCCTCCGCAAGGACAAGGAGGTGCAGAGGCTCTCCGACTACCAGGAGCTTGAACTGGTGTTGGACAATGTCCAGCCAAAGCCACAGCCAAGCCCAAATCCAGCGCTGCCCACTGTCTCGGGTGGGAATGCGAGCGTTGCCCTAAACCCTGTCGTTCACCTCGCTGGCCTCCTCTCGGGCGCCAGCTACAACTCGCCACCGGGATACCTTCCCAACG GCAACTCTATGCTGGAAAGTGGCGGAAAACTTGCTCAACCTCGAACTCCGTTCATAACAAAAAGAACACATAAAGGTTGTAGGACAACAACACAAATATTAAAACAACCATAA
- the LOC135914521 gene encoding ankyrin repeat domain-containing protein 40-like isoform X3, giving the protein MEINKAKILEEKLREAACYGDEDSVIALIERNVRVNSQHDLNGWTPLHWACKRSHIAIVRYLLSQGADPTITTFKGETPAALTDNEDIRALLGEVGQGDATSSTPSLPITPHFLSHPTIEYKVDLSELSRSTRNVDADLPGKHSLPHDNGQSDYSSGHQEETDLVLKVRIAYLDDPDFIEVELPRTELTFANLLRTCCDELCADLKRVRKLRKLPNTILRKDKEVQRLSDYQELELVLDNVQPKPQPSPNPALPTVSGNSMLESGGKLAQPRTPFITKRTHKGCRTTTQILKQP; this is encoded by the exons ATGGAGATAAACAAGGCGAAAATTCTCGAAGAGAAGCTTCGAGAAGCGGCATGCTACGGCGACGAAGACAGCGTGATCGCGCTCATCGAGCGGAACGTACGCGTTAACTCACAGCACGACCTTAATGGATG GACACCGCTGCACTGGGCTTGTAAGAGAAGTCACATTGCCATTGTGCGGTACCTGCTCAGCCAAGGTGCCGATCCCACCATAACGACATTCAAGGGAGAGACACCAGCTGCACTTACTGACAACGAAGACATCAGAGCATTGCTTGGAG AGGTTGGACAGGGCGACGCAACCAGCTCAACTCCATCGCTGCCAATCACCCCTCACTTTCTGAGTCACCCCACCATCGAGTACAAGGTGGACCTCTCAGAACTCTCACGAAGCACCAGAAACGTCGATGCAGACCTTCCGGGAAAGCACAGCCTGCCCCACGACAATGGCCAGTCAGATTATTCTAGCGGCCATCAAG AAGAGACAGACCTTGTGCTCAAAGTGAGGATTGCATACCTTGATGATCCGGACTTCATCGAGGTGGAGCTCCCAAGGACAGAGCTGACATTTGCCAACCTCCTGCGTACCTGCTGTGATGAGCTTTGTGCTGATTTGAAACGG GTGCGTAAGCTTCGCAAGCTGCCCAACACCATCCTCCGCAAGGACAAGGAGGTGCAGAGGCTCTCCGACTACCAGGAGCTTGAACTGGTGTTGGACAATGTCCAGCCAAAGCCACAGCCAAGCCCAAATCCAGCGCTGCCCACTGTCTCGG GCAACTCTATGCTGGAAAGTGGCGGAAAACTTGCTCAACCTCGAACTCCGTTCATAACAAAAAGAACACATAAAGGTTGTAGGACAACAACACAAATATTAAAACAACCATAA